CAACAATCATAATCGCGATCTAAGCTGCAAACACCATAGTAACGAATGTTGAGATCATTGTCGAGCTCACAGATTGTCTGTAAGTCTATGACGCTGTCATTTACGCGTAGAAACGCGCAGCAAAGGGGCACCGACCTCCCTGGCGCATAACCACCGTGCAGAAATCAATTAAAGTCGACTTGCACGCGACATGGAGCAAAGTGTCCGATGGCCCCCTTAAGCTAACGGCGCCACGTTTGATTGCAGCAAGCATCTCAAAGCGATGGTCTAGCCGCCTGGCGCGCGTTGACAGATCTGCCTTAGTCTCATGGAATGATGGAGCCTATGGCAACGAGCGCCAGCCGCCTCAATAAGGTGCTCTTAGCATGGGAGTGTGGCCAAATAAGACTActaggtatccgtacgggtACCGGTAGTCACCTTCGCTTCAGCCTCGTTCCCGGGTCTTGAACCCCATCGATCGTCCCTGATCGATCGCATGAAACCCGATTGGACAATGGACGAAAGTCATGATGTTTTTGGATTCGGTGGAAGCCCAGCCCCCGACTTTATTTTCGGTGAATGCGGGGGCCGCACCGGTATAGCTGATATCGCACTATCACTCTTCAACATCTTGAGCTCTCGAACTCGTGTTCAGCTAGGGAATTAATCCATAGAACACGTAAGAGAGACATGCCAGAGTTTTTGAAATGATTTTAGGTTAAAAAAGACTCATCTATGGCTATGGAGAGTTGACTACCGGCTTTACCCAAAGATCTGGTCATAGAGGATAACCATAGACCAATCTACTCACCGAGATCCTCAAGGCCTAGAACCAACTGAAGACTTCACCGAAATAAACTCCCTGCGCACGATCGGTCTGACATCATGTCGTGTTTCGCTCAAGTGGGCAACAGAAACGGGTGCGCGGGCCGCATCATATTGACGTCTCCCGTCGCCCCAACACACCTCAGCTGCGCACCGAAACAGTAATGATCCTCGGGCGTCTCAAACTCTTACATCACCCCCCTTACCAAAAAGCAACCGGGAAACTCTGGGGCGAGCCTTGAAAGCAAGATTCAGCCTGCCGAGTCGGGTACCAAGTGCCAGTGGAACGAGTGCCCAGTGATACAAGGTTCCCCCGGTGTTGTGAGTTACAGTGTTCAAGAGCAAGCAAATTTGCTATCTCATAATCAGATAACTCCCCACTGACAATGCTGCCTTCACTTCCGTGCTTTGATTTCTTCCTTATTCACACAAAACATTTAGATGATCCACGACCATAATACCAAGAATTCCGACGTTCCACAACCGTCTTGTTCTTCCCCATCCTGGCTCTTTCAGCGCTTCTATCGATCTGATCGTGCATTTCCGGCCCCCGGGCGCAATAAAGTCAACTCGTCACTATCCAGACTAAAGAGGGACCAAAGCGAGCGGCTTCATCGGTAGCCTGCGTCTCCGCAACGCCTCCGCGTCCCGAGCCTTTCCCATTCCGGCCCTTGTCAAACGAAGTCCAGGCACATCCCACGTGCTGATCGTGATCCGTATCAGATTCCGCCCGTCATGCCACGCCAGGAACGTCACCACAAAGAGCGCGTTGTCTACGACGACGACCCATACTATGACGACTATGAGCGCCCAAGGGCCTCGCGCCGCGTTTCTCGTAGTGCACATGAGTACGAGGCCAGCGGTGGTCACCGGCGCAGCACTCGCCGCCACGATTCCTATAGCCCCGTCGGCCCTGCCCGCGCCCGTTCGGAGAGCTATGGTCGGCCTCCTGCCCGAAGGCACGATACATACGCTGAGTACTCCGACAGTGGAGATGATAGGCCTCGTCGACGAGGCCATGGGCAGAGCAGCAGCAGTCGTCGGAAGGATAGCAAGACTTCTCGGTCATCGAGAGGACCAGAACGCAACGATTCTGACAAGGCTGCAATCATACAGGCTGCCGCTACCGCCGCCGTCGTGGCGGGCGCAAGTGAGGCATGGAGGATGAGGAAGGAAAAGACGTCCTGGTCTCAGAAGGGAACGAGGATGGCAACGGCTGCGGCTGGTGCTGCTGCCATCGCGGCTTTCAATAACAATAGCAATGGGCAGCACGGCTCGAAAGACGGTGGCGGAAGCAAAAAGGATACTATTCAGGCTACGCTGGGTGGCTTGTTGGTGAACCGACTGGCAAATGGGGTAGGCAAAAAATAACGGGAAAAACATCAGGCGGAACGAAGGCACCGGTGGCAAGCACGATAACAACGAAAAGCCTCCCCATTGCTGCCAGATGAAGGGCTATGAGATTTATGATTATTTAGACGTCTTACGACGGGTCATGGATACCAGGAGTTTTGGGTTTATTTTAATGTTATATTACCCTCCGTGATATGCGATAATTCTTCGTGTTGTCCTATGAAAGAGTTGCATCTCGCTGCCCCCGCAACTTCCCTCGACTTGATCATGAGTTCCACTTGGGTGCTCAAATTGCTAAGGTGTGCGTCCACGATCGGAGTTTTCGTCTTAATTTGAGGCATCGGTGTGAAGTGAACTGTGTTCAAGGATTTGATCACTAGGTCTCACCAATTCGCCAGGATGACGCTGCTCTGAAGATCAAACTCAGGGTCACCGGATACGGGGCCGTCGAGAGTCTATCAGTTGAACGATAAACTCGATTGGTCACACAGGGATGGTGAGGGTAGTATTACTGTCTTTTAGATCACCTGGACAAGGATGAGTATCAGTTTCGGTAGATAAGATCGGGTTATAGAAACAAGCTTTGTTCCAGGAAGCCGAAAGGGTTCAAATGTCCTACGCATTGCTTCTCGATATTATCGCGGGAATGTAGTCTTTAGCAGATGGCCTTAACTAACACAAAGCATAATTCGTACCAAATTCTGAGGGTTGGATTAGCTGAATCTGCGGCTCGGCTAAGTTGGCTCTTCTGATGTTCGAGGCTGTAGTATTACCCACGAGACTGGATATGGGCTCAAGGCCAACGACAAAATTGACCAGCACTGGATTCCGACCCGTCACCACTTACACTGCTCAGGTTGACAAAGAGGCTAAAGATTAAGCAACTAGATCATGAAGGACCCCAAGATGAGCTCTGGGTTACTAAAATTATGAAGGTTCCTCTCGTGAGGTGTTTCACCATGGCTTTCAAGCACATGGAGTCCCAGTCCAGCCCGGAGTGTAACCCGTCATCGACAGCTCACCCGCATTAGATTCAACCTCACCCTTCCATCCCATGTCGACTGATCCGCCCTTAGCGAGAACATAATTAGCCGCCTGGCAGCGGAGCCACCCGTTGATAGCCGGGTGGTTGCACTCGGCGTGATCCATGAGAGCGTTCTTGAGGCTCATGACCTGGTTCAGAATTTTCGAGTGCTCTTGGTGAAGTTCCCGATTGCGAGCCTCGGCGGTATCTTTGGCTGACTCGAGGTCGGCACTCTGCTGCTTCTGCTTCTGCCAATTGCGGGCCGACGCTCGCCTATGACGTTCGCGGCCGAGAGCCGGCGGCTGTGTGGCGGGAATAGTACTATGGCGCCTCTGCAAGACTGGCTTGCCAGGCGCTTGTTGAAATTTCTCGACAACATCGTTGTTCGACTTTCTCTTCTTTTTGGGAGGTGCACGCTCCTCGTCAACTTCTCGTTCGTCCATTCCTTCGCTAGAAGCGAAACTTTGACGACCTGTAGTCTCTCCACTCGCAGGAGATGTAAATCCATAGGATGAATTGATGCTGGTCGGGGATTGTGTAGCAGATGGGAGGGAATAGACCATGGGCATGCGTGGCTGCAACAAACCGGGAGCATTGGAGTAGTCCCAGAAAGTCGAATCCATGCCAGAGTCTAGAGGGAAGTATGGTGTTGTAGGTTGGAGGTTAGTTGAAGTCCACCAGTCGACTGGGCCAAACTCTATGGTGTGCTGAGTATTGCAGAGGTTTCCGTGAAGTGCATTTGAATCCACGGGTATCGCATTTCCGTCCATGCTGTTTGACCGTGGAGTACTAGAGCTCGAGATTGTATCGTTGTAGTAAGTCATATCCGTCGGCGATACCGGTACATCAAATGGATTCGTAGAACACCGCCGTACCATTGAGTCGTAAGATTGTATTCCACCCCATGATGGGGCCTGGTAAGCTACAGATACCTGGTCGTGGACGCTCTCTATGGGTTCGCAAGGTGAAGCGATAGAGTGGTTGAGCTTGATGTCCAGCGAGGTGGTTGGTAGAAGCATCATAAGCGATTTGTCTTTGTCATTGGGGATTTGTTCAAGAGCATCTGAGGGCAAAAGGATGTTGCGACAGTCGATGCTTCCGTGGACCGTATCAAACTGGACGCCGTAGTCCAAACAAGACTGGGGTGGCTTTGGGCTTAGCGATGTAAAGGCCTCCAGAAAAACGCGAGGTTGATTCTCAAGGCCTGCTGGTTCTTGAATTCCGGGTTGAAGCTTGTCCCGCGGTTGAATATCGTAGTTGTAGTGTCCTCCGCAAGAGATATATCTTGAGCAAGGTTGCTCGCCATCACACTGTATTTCAGTCAGACTAAACTCAGGAGTAAACCTGCAAAGTTTGTCCATAAACCTACATTAGCCTTCTGTTGTCGACAAATATCGCAAGCTTCCTTGGTGAAGATTACTGGTTTACTATGGTTTCTGTTCTTCGATGTTAATTTTGGTTGAACGGTGCTGGCCATAGCCTATTTCTACAAGTTAGAGGCGCTAGCGTCAGTCAACGTCTAAGGGGTAATAACTTACAACAGCAATCAGGTTGGTCCTCCCGGCAGAATTCGGTGTACTTGTGATCTCCCAGTCGTTTTGATCGAGTCCGCGCGTGCTCACTGGTTTATCACCACAAAGTTCTGACAGCTTTGCGTCTTGCTATCAACTCTCACATCGCTCGAGACTCATGACGATCATGGGGATCGAGCGAGATCGTTTCTCGTTGTCCGCCGGCTTGGACTTTCCGTGGTTTTATGAGATCCCATGTAGGCGGCGGGTGATAGTTGGCTTGGAGACGCTGCTTGCCTGCTTGAGGATCAGCTCAGGCGGCCGCTTCTTAATATGTGTCACTGCTAGGTATGGGTTCACAGGCTTTCCCCGCAGAGAGTAACAGTCCAGAAGACCCTTGCCCCTAACGCGGATGCAGCCGCAGGTCAACAGCCGTGAAGCGATGCAGTGCGACGCTACTCTTGCTGCTGGTGACTTGCGAGCTGCCTAATGTACATGTAGCGCTCCTCCATTATTGACAGTTGGTATTCAGATGGAGATACAAATTGATCTTGTAGTCTCCCACAGCCAACATGAAGCCTGGCCACATCTCCCTAGACTGACAGTTTGAGCGACAGATCAGCCTCGCCCTATCATGGGCTCGCATTCCAGCGCGCGCCCACCGGCACTTCAAGCCAGCAGTGACAATCTCTAAATGAGGGGGGGAAGCTCTGTTGACTACGGAGACATGTGCCTAGTCTAGGCGGTTTGAGGGAGGGCGTAGCATGTGGGAAACGAAGAAGAAATGGCGAATTTGGGCGAGAATGAAGTCCAATCGGAAAGTCGGGAGAGCGATCTTAGTGCATGTTGCATTTCCAATACGATCGCTACAATTTGCGAGGGCGTAAAGAACAACGGAAGGGTCTAGACCTTCTGCAAAGACCATTCGCAATGGTCTCCAGGCTAGTTCCATCGATTTGAGAGAGCAAGGGACAGGATTGTACTCAGATGTACTGGAGCAATGACAACGCCGCCCAGTGCCATCGTCCCAATATCGAGAAAGAAAGTCTGGCTACATTCTAGACCATTCATGGTTATATCTCCGAGAAAGATCTGCAAGAGCCTTATGTCCGGAATGGTCTCCGGCACTCGTCATTGGGTAATCTTTTCCGGGGTAACAGCGGTGGATGGCAGACGTGCGCGATGAATAGACGGTGATCTTTCTAATTGGAGGGATAGATAAGCAACTCTTTGCCCCCCTCCCTTCCAGCCCCCAGAAACTGCAGGTCTTTCCTTTCGGTCAAGCATTGGTGTCGTACAAAGGGTTGGTAAGTACATGTATACGGTACTGTAGAGTTGCCTTCAGCAGGTAAGATGAGGGGTCAACGTCCCGCTTGCCTGCTGGTACCGGACGCTTTGCTGAGCTTATCAGCATCAGTCCATCAACCAGACATCATCTCTATGAAATATCACAGACTATTTAAGTGCTTCCACTGCTCCCTCAAACCACATGTTATTCTAACCCAAGAGTCCGTAGAGTACAAACATTGGCAGCTGGTCAACGGCATATCGACTTAGTTGAGCCCCTATTACATGCGTGACCAGCCATGTGCTGCAGCTATGATCCTTGCACCAGGATTATCAAGGTTAGGATTCGATGGTTCAAACAGCGTGGTCTCGTCACTCTCAGCTCCCTCGCTCTGAACTCCTGTCTTCCTGGAAAAAGCAGGCGGAAGTTTCCCGGCTGTCCTGAAAATCACTCTCAATCCAAACCAACCACATCAAATTCCTGTTGTCTCAGCCACACTTCCTGCGGACAGTGTTAGCGTAGGTGTGCAATCTTTACCGCTCCTTGGGAACCCCATGGACGCATAACTGAATGGGCTTCGTAGACAACGTGGTCAGCGGTCGGTGGCTGGCTGGAACTTCATCACCTATTCCCCTTGTCACGGTGTCTCACAAGGCTACATGTGGCTGGGACATGGACTGATATAAGCTTCGGTAGGTACATTCGCTAAGCAATGGGCCATCGGCAGTTGAAATATGGAGGTGTTTGGTATGTAGATCCTGGTCACCATAACGGTGATATCTTCTTTTCTCTCGGTGAGGGCCACGCTTAAGCCTGGATCTGTCAAACTGACTTAGCTGGCCAGAGTCAGAACTAAGAATCTTGCCAGCCTTTTCTAGATACTCAACCCACCAAACCTGAGGCCGTGTCTCTGGATGCTACAAACTACCAACCTACAACGAAATCTCCAGAGAGATACGCCAATTGTGGTACGTGGTGAAGCCGAGGGTTCTCGTGTCATCCTGGCTGGTAGGATTGAACGTGCATTGCGCATAGCATCCCGGGAGCTTACTGGGCTACTTCATATCAGCTAACTTGACGCATCGACAGTGATGAATGGATGAAATGATGCAAGCTAGCCACCCGACCTATTGGAATACGGTGTAGGATGCCGACCCTCGGACGGTGTGGTCAGACGCTACATCTGTGAGCATCCCCTCCCCATCATCCTGGCAACGCTCGACATCGAATTTAGGGGTCGGGGTCGCCACCTCTAATAAGCAAACCCCTCTCATGGTCATCTTACCTACAGCTGTCCTTACCCTGACAGCCACCAGCTAGCCATTAAGCCAACACGGTCTCATGTTAGCCCCATTCTTTTTCTTGCTCCAAGATCTACATGTGCCAGGAATGCGAACCGCTCAGCCGGCGCCAGGCCCAGACCGGTCCAAAAATCGTGCTTTCTGTCGCCATGTTCAAGTTCGGAGTCTATGAAACGGCAAGCTAAAGAACGAAATATTGGCCCAAAATTTCAGATGATTACAATTGTGGCAAAAGCAATATGTGTCCACATGAACTTTAGATCAAGATCCTCGGGCATACGAGGTCAACGCGAGATCGGGTTCAAATTTCTTAAGAGCGGTTTATCGAATGAAGTGCTTGAGGGATGGTCACTacactattttatttattctgTACTATCGTTCTTTTGATTCATACAAAGTTCAATCTGAAATCTCCTGAACAACGAGGTGCCGGGGTTTCCATCTTGTGGATGTAGTCTAACAGCACATGCAGGTCTGACTGAAACTCCGGATCTCCAATTAGCAAGACTGACCGATGTCACAAAACCAGGACCCTCAGTGCGTGCAGTACTTACGTCAACTATATATCCCTTTGATAAGGAAGGATTTCACCGTGCTTTCGTTTAAGACTACCAGCAACGATATGTTTGTACCACCAAGTACCCTACTCAAGAGACGACGTAAAAAGCTTTTTCCTTCTAAGCTGTCTGTCTGTACATATTGATTGTCTAATTAGGTTAGCTGAaccctctattatctaaAGTTAAGATGAGTTCCTTGTATAAATCATGTAGTTGCATCCGAAGCGGCCGCCGAAACGAGCACCATCGGTAGAGAGTGAGGTCAACTCGGACATAACACTCCGGCAAAGACCAAAGCTGCCAGCATAGCATCTCTAAAAAAGTGTCacaaaaagcgggcccactcAATGTGGGCAGCATTAACCACATCCATATCTCGTGACAAAAAGTGTCTCAAAACACATACCTGCATGGGCCAGCCGATCCAAGTAGAAAAGGACCCGCGGATAATCACAGATGGAGAACGGCACGATGTATGTTTCTGCCACAATATGTACATTGAATTATTTACTCGTCAAGAATGCGTTCCATTTTCCCATCAGCTCGCTCAAAAATTCAAATCATTCACTCCGGCCCTCTTCTAGGCCTCTTTGCCACCCTCATACCCGTCGCGCGGATGGATGCGTCTAGACAGGAACAGCGGTAAGGCCACAGGCAGCAGCCGCAGCAGTGACGGAGTTTCCGTAGTATTGCCAGACGTTCTGGGCGTTGGCGCACTGCAGGCAGGCATCGTAGCGAGCGATCCACTGGTAGTTGGTGCAGTAGCCTGTCTCGCGGGACAAGGTGATGGAAGTACCTAGAGttcatcatcatcagcaACCCGACAACGTCATATTGGGTGGTTGAAGtggagaggaagagagaaaGCTCTTACCGCAGTTCTCGTGGCAGAGGTAGGCGGGCGTGCCGGGGGCGGGGACGTCCTGGCGGGTGACGAGGGGCATCGACTCGGGGAACTCCCAGCCGCCCTGGTTGCGGTTGATGAGAGGGTTGGCGGAAGCCAGAGAGGCGACGAAGGCCACGGTGCAGGCGACGGAGAAGCGCATGCTGATAATTTGGAGGTAGGCTTTGAGGTTTAGAAGAGTTTGGCGAGACTTAGTCTTGAGGTGAGTAAGGCAGCTGGGATTCGAAAAGAGACTTCATACTGATTCAGGACATTCACGACTCTTTATATTCAACATCACAGCTTGGCAAATGCTACCTTCCTTCTCAGTCTTTACAAAGCTCCTCTCCAGTCTCCAGTTCCCCTCCAGTCCCTCGGAATGCCCAGACTCTTCATCCGAAAGCAGATGCCAAACGGCATCCCACACTGTAACGGCGCACCGATATCGCCGGCGCTATTGGAAGGATGAGATCTTGGCGAGCGATTTCTAGAGAGCCAGTTAACCTTCTGCCCCAACGTTGCCCGGAAAGAAGCGGGTTTCCGAGCGTATTCAGCGGGGCGGCCGACATCCGTCCGAACCTTTTGAAAGCGGAGTCTCATCCCCTTGGCCCCCGGTCCCCTGCGTGGAGCGGTTATGCTCCTCATGCCATCTAATCTAATCAGATCATCTGATAATCAGGATCCTTGTGGGTAGCCGGGACAAGACTGCTCAATGGGGCTCTTCATGTCCGAGAATCCACCCACATGAATGCGACCCACAAAGTTTGATATACGAGGTTGTTATGTAAATGGTGAATTTGGGGTCTTGGCTTTCGGAACTGCCCCAGCTGAGTCCAGCTCACATGCCAAACGGGTTTTCAGGGTTCATACGACGCAAGGTTGTGGTTAAGCTTGAAAGGGCCGGAGGCGCAGTCGATAAGCTTGGTTTTCCTTGCAGTGAAGAGAGCAAGTGGCGATATGATATACTGTAAGAAGAAGTTGGGTGTCACAACGGGATATTGTCCGGAAGCGGAGGTTGAATACCAGGTTGATGAAGTCTATGAAACAATAACGAGGGAATTAATCTACTCTAAAGTTCTAAAGAGACAATGGTTTAGGCCCTCTCGCCAGAGAAAGCGTTGAAGTTGAACGACCTCAAGCGCGGGTTCTTCTCAAACTCGAGCGTCCTTTGATCATACAACACCAAGGTTCCATTGGCAAGCTGAACGTCCAGCAAATAAACCACATTCAGTGTCCACTGATCGCGGTTGCCCTGTATGCTGCCCACCCTGAACCGAAGAACATCATCACCCGTCAACGTCTCGTTGTACATTGCTCTAAAGTTCTTCACATTGCAAACTTCTGTAGCCGAGGCCGTGACGTCAATGAAGCTCTCAATGCGGTTCTCGGCATCAAGGGTCTCTCCGATCACCACGCTAGAGTTAGCGCAAACGAATCCGTCGGAATCAGCCGAGTGAGACGTGGTCAAACGGACAAAGTCCCACGGTCCCAAGGAAGCAGGTACCTCTACCTCGGCAGTGTACAGTGATGTGCCGTCGTATGGAGCGGTAGAAAGCCGCTCATAGATGACAGATCGGTTGACGGCTGTGTAGTACACGGGTGCTTCCCAGACCCTGCCGACGGTAGGGAACTGCACGACGTAGGTGCCCTGCTTCATGGATGCAGCAAACTCTGGTGTGAAGCGGCACATGAGGAAGAAGTCGCCGACCATGTTCTTGTTCCAGGTTGTCCACTCCCCGAGGGCGATTGTGTATAACCGAGTCACCGGATCGAAGGATGTATCGCCGGCTTGTGCGCCGGACGCCGAGAGCTGGTATCCTTCTGCGATGTCGGTGATCTCGGCTGGAACAGCGAATGTGAGGACGGAATCAGCGGCAACAGGTGACGGCATCGAAATCTGGATGTGGAGTTCCATCCATGCTGCCGGATCAATGACGAAGGCTGTATCCTCTTTCAGCCTCTGGAGCTTCAGAGAGGTGAAGGCGCCTTCGAGACCGGTGGGCGTGGCAGTGGCTGTGAGCGTCGTGGTTGTGCCTGGCACGGAGATAGGGGCAGTCGTTGTTGGGACAGAAGATGTGGTGGGCACAGCGGTAGCGGTGGTAGTCACAGCAGCTGTGGACGATGGGAGGCTAGAGGTCCATGTAGCATTCTGGCCCGGGATAGGATCGCTTCCGAGTTGGATGGAAAACGGATCAGAAAGGAATAGCTGCCAGTCTTCAGGCTTGGAAGCATCGCCGAACATGCGCAGAGAGCGTGTGGAAATGCGGTATCGTCCAGACGGGATAGCAGTACCGTTCGCAAAAGAGCGGAAAGTCACGTAGCTCCCCAAGTTAAAGCGCACAATCTCCCTCATGGGGAAGTCCATGTAGCCTCCGTCAGCAAGGGGCTGGGATCTGACAGAGCCAAGCCAAGCTTTCGAGCCTGAGCCGTGTTGCGGCGGATACGCGAATTGCTCCGTTTTCCAGTCAATGCCGACCAAGTCCACAGAGAACTCGTAAGTACCATAGCGGAAAGCGAAGTAGGTCTCAGGGGAGTCACCGTCAGCAGGGTGGTACGCCTTGCCTTGGTAGTCAAGTGGGTACAGAATGCCATCAGTATCGTCATAACGGTATGACTCTGGACCGTGATGCAGCGCAGTCCAGTTATATGTCGACGCCTCGATACCAATGTAGGGCACGGCCAGCAGCTCATCGTTGGAACCTGCGAGAAGGATCTTGCCACTCCACAGAGCACCGCTATCAGGAGCGACGTCGGGGGCAGAGAGGGTGATCTCGATGTCCTGAGTCGCACCTGCGGCCACTGTAATCGTCTTGCCCTCGGCTAAGGATCCAGCAGCGGAAACCAGGGGCGGGTAGTAGGTATTGGGATACAATAGGCTGTTTCTAGATGAGACAGTCGAAGCGGCGATGTGAGAGATATTGTAAGTCACTTCCTCTGATCCAGTGTTCTGGATGCGGATAGTATGAGTGTTGACACGGTTGTCCGTGTCGTTCAGGGACAGAGTCGACTCGGAAAGAAGCACGGTGGTGAAGTCAAACAACTTGGCGGCATCAACAAGACCCGCGCCCTGCTGAGCAAGCGACGCAACCTCGTCAAGAATCTTGCCATCGATAGATTCAAAAGCAGGCAGAGCCAGAGCAGTAGATGTAAGTCTACGAACAAACTCTGCCCGGTCCTTCTTTGCATGCGCATACCACAGAGCAGCAACACCTGAGATGTAGGGTGTTGCGAACGAGGTTCCAGAAGAGATGGCAAATTTGCCGTCGGGGAAAGCGCCGTAGACCACACCACCAGGTGCGGAGATAATGGGAGAGAAGTCGTTCTCGTAGGTTGGACCCCACGATGTGAAGGTGGAGAGCTGACCAGCGCTGGGGACCTCGGCGGCGAAAGCAGCCGGTTGAGCATCTGCGTGGATCTTCAAGTGAAGGGTGTAGTTCTTAGCAATCTGCTCGGCTGCCCAGTCTCCAACTGAGGCAGTGGTGACAGCCATAAGCTTGAGTGTGTCAGACCAAGCGACAACGTCAGCCATGTAGTAGGCGCCCTGGTTGTAAGAGTCATACAGGATTCCGTAACCGAATCCAGCGCTGGCGATGGAGGAGTACGATCCAGCTGGCTCGCAGACACCACGTTTTGCGAGAACAGCGGTAGAGTCAAGGCCGGAGCCGGCAATGTTGCATGAGTCGCCCTCGTCGAGAACGATGGGCACATCAATAGTGCTATTGAACTTGTTGCCGTCAGAAGTGACATACGAGATGTTTAAAGACTGGCCGCCGGATGAGACAATCGTCGCAGGCCATCCCAAGGTCTGCGCTGCCTCGACCGAGCCGACAGAGACGACACCGCGGCCAGCAGCGGGGGAGCTGGCGAAATACGGTCCCATCGCGCCCGAGTTACCAGCAGCGATGACAA
The Colletotrichum lupini chromosome 6, complete sequence DNA segment above includes these coding regions:
- a CDS encoding alkaline elastase YaB: MARVSGILQAALVAAAAVSPVTAAEGGFASGRTRLTTPASDAASGRYIVELQDSTGPSTRQDSSVGDSIVGQISSLGYEATVKEDFSAISGRFKGVSVEIANDDSSGVVDDIKSLPGVANAWPVQPITLDVSFEVTSGTKKWNPHIATRVSELHDRNITGAGQRVCVVDSGVDVSHPALVGKIAGGKNLFEENSTALTDCAGHGTFVSSIIAASNQDFAGVAPDSEIYMYKVFGCEDGTSNDMVLKGMLAADSDDCDIISVSIGSNTGYVNSVLSRVASEIAQDRLIVIAAGNSGAMGPYFASSPAAGRGVVSVGSVEAAQTLGWPATIVSSGGQSLNISYVTSDGNKFNSTIDVPIVLDEGDSCNIAGSGLDSTAVLAKRGVCEPAGSYSSIASAGFGYGILYDSYNQGAYYMADVVAWSDTLKLMAVTTASVGDWAAEQIAKNYTLHLKIHADAQPAAFAAEVPSAGQLSTFTSWGPTYENDFSPIISAPGGVVYGAFPDGKFAISSGTSFATPYISGVAALWYAHAKKDRAEFVRRLTSTALALPAFESIDGKILDEVASLAQQGAGLVDAAKLFDFTTVLLSESTLSLNDTDNRVNTHTIRIQNTGSEEVTYNISHIAASTVSSRNSLLYPNTYYPPLVSAAGSLAEGKTITVAAGATQDIEITLSAPDVAPDSGALWSGKILLAGSNDELLAVPYIGIEASTYNWTALHHGPESYRYDDTDGILYPLDYQGKAYHPADGDSPETYFAFRYGTYEFSVDLVGIDWKTEQFAYPPQHGSGSKAWLGSVRSQPLADGGYMDFPMREIVRFNLGSYVTFRSFANGTAIPSGRYRISTRSLRMFGDASKPEDWQLFLSDPFSIQLGSDPIPGQNATWTSSLPSSTAAVTTTATAVPTTSSVPTTTAPISVPGTTTTLTATATPTGLEGAFTSLKLQRLKEDTAFVIDPAAWMELHIQISMPSPVAADSVLTFAVPAEITDIAEGYQLSASGAQAGDTSFDPVTRLYTIALGEWTTWNKNMVGDFFLMCRFTPEFAASMKQGTYVVQFPTVGRVWEAPVYYTAVNRSVIYERLSTAPYDGTSLYTAEVEVPASLGPWDFVRLTTSHSADSDGFVCANSSVVIGETLDAENRIESFIDVTASATEVCNVKNFRAMYNETLTGDDVLRFRVGSIQGNRDQWTLNVVYLLDVQLANGTLVLYDQRTLEFEKNPRLRSFNFNAFSGERA